A single region of the Globicephala melas chromosome 12, mGloMel1.2, whole genome shotgun sequence genome encodes:
- the LOC115864211 gene encoding large ribosomal subunit protein eL42-like, whose product MVNVPKTRRTFCKKCGKHQPHKVTQYKKGKDSLYTQGKRRYDRKKSGYGGRTKPIFRKKAKTTKKIVLRLECVEPNCRFKKMLAIKRCKHFELGGDKKRKGQVIQF is encoded by the coding sequence ATGGTGAACGTTCCTAAAACCCGCCGGACTTTTTGTAAGAAGTGTGGCAAGCACCAACCCCACAAAGTGACACAGTACAAGAAGGGCAAGGATTCTCTGTATACCCAGGGAAAGCGGCGTTATGACAGAAAGAAGAGTGGCTATGGTGGGCGGACTAAGCCGATTTTCCGGAAAAAGGCTAAAACTACAAAGAAGATTGTGCTGAGGCTTGAATGTGTTGAACCTAACTGCAGATTTAAGAAAATGCTGGCTATTAAGAGATGCAAGCATTTTGAGCTGGGAGGAGATAAGAAGAGAAAGGGCCAAGTGATCCAGTTCTGA